DNA from Nocardioides yefusunii:
ACCCGCCGGTGCTGCTGACCGGCCGCAAGGCCACCCGTGGCACCGAGGTCGACGGCTCGCCGGTGCGGGCCGGGGAGACGATCGCGACCGTGCTGTGGGCCGCCAACCGGGACCCGCTGGTCTTCGAGAACCCCGACGCCTTCGACGTCACGCGTGCCAATGCACGCGAACACATCGCGTTCTCCTCGGGTCGCCACCACTGTCTGGGCGCGGCCCTGGCCCGGATGGAGGGAGAGGTCGCGTTGCGGGCACTGCACGAGCGCTTCCCTGATCTCAAGGTGTTGCCCGGGGCGAGGCGTCGTTCGACCCGGATCCTGCGCGGCTACCGGACGCTGCCGGTGCTGCTGCGTCCCTGAGGTCGCCAGGGCCGAAGTCAGCACAGCCGAAGTCACCGCCACCGAAGTCACCGGCACCGAAGTGACCGGCACTGGAAAACGGGGTCAGGCGTCGATTCCGCGGGTGCCAGGTGGGGCTGGTGGGACACCTGAGATTTCTGGGACATCGTGCCGCTGTGCCCTGTGCTGATACCCCGTTGTGTGGCACCCGTTCGGCACCCCGAACGCGGGCGTGAACGACCTGGAAAATGCTCCACAAGGTGTGGAGAAACAGCAGGTCGCTGGATCAAGACTCCCATGCACAGGTTGTCCACATTTCCATGCACAGGCTCTAGCGTTTTCCACGGATAGCAACTCCCCCTCCACAGGTGTGTACAACCTGTGCAATACCGGTTCGCCCTCCCGTTTCCCGCCGGTGGGAGGCAGCATGGAATCCTTGGCGGGCTGCGACGGAGAGGGTCGTCGCGCAGGCGCACGGGCGAGGAGTGGCGTGGAGTACCGGGAGCGGGTGGTCGACGGACTGCTGGCGCGCCACCTGGTCGACTCCGCCGTCGTCGTCCTCGAGGGGCCCCGCGGTGCCGGCGCCTCCCGCGCAGCCGGACGTGTGGCCGCCCGGACGTGGCGGCTCGACATCGACGACTACGCCCGTCAATTTGTCGACATGGCGCCCCATCTCCTGCTGGAGCCCGGTGGCGCCCCCGGACCCGTCCTCTTCGACGAGTGGCAGGAGATCCCGCGGACCCTCGCCCGCGTCCTGAGCAGCGTCGATGCCGCTCCCGGGCAAGTGCTCCTGGCCGGTTCCGAGACGCCGACCGAGGCCGACGAACTCCTGGCCTCTGGCGCCGTCGCACGGGTGCAGATCCGCCCGATGAGCCTGTGGGAGTCAGGTCATTCCACCGGCGCGGTCTCCCTGGCTGCGCTCTTCGCCGGGAACGACGTCGACCTCACCGCTCCCGCGCCGACCCTGGACCCGCACCAGCTCTTCGAACGGATGGTCGTCGGCGGTTGGCCCGGTCTCGAGGGGCTCGGCGAGACGAAGGCCCGTCGCTGGCTGCGTGAGTACCTGCTGATCCTGGTCCGTGACGACTTCCCGACGCGCGGCGTGCGCCGCACCCCGGATGACCTGCGGCGATTCCTCGGTGTCCTCGCCGCCGGGGTCGGGACCGAGCAGAAGTTGAGTGCGGTGGCCCGGGACCTCGCCGCTGCCACCAGCACCAGGACCCCGCGCGCGGAGACCGTCGCGGAGTACCTCACCGTGCTGCGTCGGCTCCTGCTGTTGGAGGACGTCCCGGCGTGGACGCCGCAGCTCACCAGCGCAGCTGCGCTGCGCCGCACTCCGCGCCGGTTCTTCGTCGACCCCTCGTTCGGGCTCGCGGCGCTGGGCCTCAGTAGTGCTGCGCTGCGCCGCAACCTCACCGCCGCGGCCCAGCACTTCGAAGGGCTCGTGCTGCGTGACCTGCGCACCTACGCGGACCCGCTCGGCGGCGTCGTGCACCACCTGCGTGACAACAACGGGCGCACCGTCGACTTCGTCGTCGTCCTGCCCGACGGCTCCTGGGGCGGCGTCGCGGTGAGGATGAATCCGGCCGGGATCGACGACGCTGCGAAGGAACTTCTCTGGCTCGCCGGCCGTGTCGACGTTTCCGTCACGGGCCAGCACCCCGCAGCGTTCATGCTCGTCGTCACAGGAGCGGGTCTCGTGGAGGTCCGCGACGACGGTGTTCTGGTGGCGCCGGTCGCGTCACTGCGCCCCTGACGCACCCCTTCATTCCCTGGGACGTCATAGGAATCGGGGCCTCGGGCCCACGATTCCTATGACGTCCCGCCAGCCGGCGTCCCGCAGACAGGGGGTGGCCACGGTGCAACCCTTCCCAAGTCGGGGAGACGTCCCTAGGGTCCGGTCATGCGCGCAGCCCAGGTCGTCACCCTCACCGGTCCCGCCGACGTCGTCGTCCAGGAAGCCCCCGACCTCACGCCCGGCGTGGGCGAGGTGCTCGTCGAGGTCCATGCCGCAGGGCTGGCGTTCCCCGACGTCCTGCTCTCACGCGGGCAGTACCAGATGAAGCCCGAGCCGCCCTTCACCCTCGGCGCCGACGTCGCGGGCGTCGTGGCCGCGCTCGGTCGGGGCGTCACCGGACTCGAGGTCGGCCAACGCGTCGCCGGCGTCATCCCGCACGGCGGGGCTGCCGAGTACGCGGTCCTGCCGGCCGACTGGGTCTTCCCGCTGCCCGGGATCCTCACCTTCACCGAGGGTGCAGCGTTGGGCATGAACTACCTGACCGCCGACTTCGTCCTGCACCGACGCGCACAGGTGCGCCCGGGGGAGACCGTCTTGGTCCACGGCGCAGCGGGTGGGGTCGGGACCGCCACGATCCAGGTCGCGAAGGCGATGGGTGCCGAAGTGATCGCGGTGGTCTCCACCCAGGAGAAGAGCGTCGTCGCGCGGGCCGCCGGTGCTGACCACATCCTGTTCACCGACGGCTTCCTCAACGGCGTGAAGTCGCTGACCGAAGGCCGCGGCGTCGACGTCGTGGTGGACGTCGTCGGAGGAGAGGTCTTCACCGACTCCCTGCGCGCGCTGGCCCAGTACGGCCGACTCGTCGTGGTGGGGTTCGCCGCCGGCCAGGGCATCCCGGAGGTGAAGGTCAATCGGCTCCTGCTCAACAACATCGACGTCCGCGGAGCCGGGTGGGGTGCCGCAGTGATGACCACGCCGGGCGCGATGCAGGAGCAGTGGGCCCGGATCGAGCCGATGATCGATTCCGGCGTCGTGCGTCCGCCGATCAGTGCGGTGCACCAGCTCGACGACGTCGCCCACGGGTTGTTGGAGATCGACGAACGTCGAGCGGCCGGGAAGGTCGTCCTCGCCGTCCGCTGATGCACCAGTCACAAGTGCTGTCGAAACGGTCGTTTCGCAGCACTTGTGACTGATGCGCGAGGGGTGGAGCCCCGGTTCACAGGCTCCTCACAGCAACAGCACAGTGCAGGGAATGACACCCGCGGGATGATCGAGTCATGAACGTCGATGCTCCCCTGACGCGACCCGACGGCAGCCCCATGCGCGTCCTCGTGGTCGACGACGAGGTCAACCTGACCGAACTGCTCTCCATGGCCATGCGCTACGAGGGCTGGGACGTCACCGCCGCCCACACCGGCACCGAGGCCGTCACCGCCGCATCGCACACCCGTCCCGACGCGGTCGTGCTCGACATGATGCTCCCCGACTTCGACGGCCTCGAGGTGATGCGTCGGATCCGTCAGGAGCAGGACGTCGCCGTCCTCTTCCTCACCGCGCGCGACGCGGTCGAGGACCGGATCGCCGGACTCACCGCCGGCGGCGACGACTACGTCACCAAGCCGTTCAGCCTGGAAGAGGTCGTGGCCCGAGTCCGCGCGCACCTGCGTCGTGGCGGTGTCGCCCGGGTGGCGGAGTCCGCGGTGCTCCGGGTCGGCGACCTCGTCCTCGACGAGGACTCCCACGAGGTGTTCCGCGGTGGCGACGAGATCCGGCTGACCGCCACGGAGTTCGAGCTGTTGCGCTACCTCATGCGCAACCCGCGTCGGGTGCTGAGCAAGGCCCAGATCCTCGACCGGGTCTGGAACTACGACTTCGGCGGCCAGGCCAACGTCGTCGAGCTCTACGTCTCCTACCTGCGCAAGAAGATCGAGGCCGGACGCGAACCGATGATCCACACCGTGCGCGGTGCCGGGTACGTCCTCAAGCCCGCCGCCGGTACTGAGGCCTGACGTGCGCGGCCCCGGCTGGGTGCGTTCCCCGTCCCTCACGGTCCGGCTCACCTCGGCCGTGGTCGCGGTGGTCGCGGCGGTCTGCGTCCTGCTGACCACCCTGACGACGTCGGCGGTCGGCGCGCTGCTCACCGACCGCCTCGACCGGGACCTGACGGCGTCGCACGCCCGAGCGGTCAAGGCCCTGCAACGTCGTGTCCCGGTGCTGCCCACCGACGAGCCGCGGCCCGCTCCGCCGGAGATCCGCGAGGTCCGTGGCCAGGTTGCCGGGACCCTGACGGCCTACTTCGTCGGCGACGCCGGTCAAGGACGTCGGATCGGCGACGACGGCACGGACGAGACGCTCGACGCCGCCGCCTTGACTGCTCTGCGCGAGGACACCGGCGGTGCCGGCGAGGTCGCGCACTCGGTCAAGATCGGCGACCTCGGCCAACACCGGGTGCTGAGCACCGCCCTGGGTGACCTCACCCTTGTGACCGCCCTGCCGACGTCGTCGGTGGACGAGACCGTGGGCAGCCTGGTGGGGTGGGGCTGGCTCTTCGCAGGGCTCGGGACGCTGCTCGCCGGAGGGACCTCTGCCCTGGTGGTGCGTCGCCAGTTGAGCCCGCTGCGTGAGGTTGCCGCGACCGTGCACACCGTCACCGCGCTCGACCTCACCAGCGGCGAGGTGGAGGTGCCGCGCGTCCCCGCGCACCTGGTCGCGATCACCGATGAGGTCGGCCAGGTCGCCCAGGCCCTCGACGCCGTGCTGGGTCACGTCGACGAGGCGCTGGAGGTGCGGCACCGCAGCGACCAGCAGGTGCGCCAGTTCGTGGCCGACGCCTCCCACGAACTCCGTACGCCGCTCGCGACGGTGCGTGGCTACTCCGATCTCGCGCTGCGCGAGGGCGCTGACGACGAGACGAAGAACCGGGCGCTCGACAAGGTCCGCACGGAGTCGTTCCGGATGAGCGGCCTGGTCGAGGACCTCCTGCTCCTGGCCCGTCTCGACCAGGGTCGGCCGCTGGACCGAGCCGAGGTGGACCTCACCCATCTGGTCCTCGAAGGGGTCGCCGATGCCCAGGTCACCGCGCCGTCGCACCGCTGGCGGATGGAGCTCTCCGACGAACCCGTCACCGTCCCCGGCGACGCGGCCCGTCTGCACCAGGTGCTGACGAACCTGCTGGTCAACGCCTCGCGCCACACCCCTGAGGGCACCACGGTCACCACGACGGTCGGGGCTGCAGAGACGTCGGGCCAGGTGGTCCTGAAGGTTCACGACGACGGCCCCGGCATCGCTCCCGAGGTGATCGGGGACGTCTTCGAACGCTTCACCCGCGGCGACTCCGCCCGCACCCGTGCCTCCAGCGGTGCCGGTCTGGGACTCTCGTTGGCACGCTCGATCGTGCGCGCCCACGGCGGTGACCTCACCGTCGAGTCCCGCCCGGGCAGTACCTGTTTCACTGCCACACTTCCGGCTGCCTGACCCGGACCCTGGGAACGAGCGACGACGGGCCACTTCATCTGCCAAGGTGGACGCGGTGCACCGCTGGAGGGGCGGTGCGTCGACACACGGGAGGTGCGCAATGACCGGACTGCTTGAACTGGACGACGAACGGACTGCCGTGGCTGGCCCGGAACGCGATCCCCGACGGGTGGTGGGGGCTGCGGTGCTCGCCTTCGCCGTGGCCCTGGTGGTCGTGATCGGTGGGTGCTGGCTGGCGTGGTCGGTGCTGGCCGGGGACGACGCAGGGCCGGGCGGGGAGAGCGGTCCGTCCCGCGCCGACCTCGTCGCACCGGAGGGCGCGGGCCCGATCCACGTCCCGGTGACGCCGCCCGAGGCAGCGTCGACGTCGGAGGAGGCCGTGTTCGCGCTCACCGTCGAACGTCGTCCCGGCGACGTCGGTGGGGAATGGTCCCCGGAGTGGGTCGCCCGCTACGACGTCACCCTCGACGGGTTCGACGACGAGGTGCAGGTGGTGCAGTGGGCCGAGGCCCCGAAGGTCGGTGACGAGTGCGCCTCCTCGACCACCCCGTTGCTGACCTGGTCGGTGGACACCACGTTCGTGGCGATCTGCAGCGACACCCTCGCCGAGGAGGCTCCGCTGCTGGAGTACTTCGCCGACGTGGAATGGACCTCCGACCTCGACCGGGTCGACTGGTTGCGCGACTGACGTCGTCCGCGTCGTGTCGGAGGCGGCGGCTAGTGTGACGACCGTGACGATCCTCGACGACGCCCGCGACGGCATGAACCTCGACATTCGCCCCACCGACGACCTGTTCGGTCACGTCAACGGCACGTGGCTCGACACCGAGGAGATCCCCTCGGACCGTTCCAGCTGGGGCCCGTTCGTGACGCTCGCCGACCGTGCGGAGGCGCAGGTCAAGGAGATCATCCTGGCGCTCGCCGACGGCAGCACCGAGCCGGTCGCGACTGACCCGGCCGCGCTGGAGGACGCCCGCAAGATCGCAGCCCTCTACTCCACCTTCATGGACGTCGAGGCCGTCAAGGCGGTCGGCACCTCCCCGCTGACCCCGTGGCTGACCAAGATCGACGCCCTTTCCTCCACCGACGAGCTGTGGGCCCTGCTGGGGGCGTGGGAGCGCGTCGGCGGTGGCGGCCTGTTCGGCTCCTACGTCGACACCGACTCCAAGCAGTCGGACCGCTACGTCCTCAACATCACCCAGTCCGGCCTCGGCCTGCCCGACGAGTCGTACTACTCCGACGAGAAGTTCGCCGAGACCCGCGAGAAGTACGTCGCCTACCTGGCGAAACTCTTCGCGCTGGCCGGTCTGCCCGACGCGGACGCCCAGGCCGCCGAGGTCCTCGCCGTCGAGACCCGTCTCGCGCAGGGGCACTGGGAGCGCGCCGAGACCCGCGACGTCCAGCGCACCTACAACCTGCTGACCCGCACCGAGCTCGACGCGCTCGCCCCCGCCGTGGGCTGGGGCACCTGGATCGACGCCCTGGCTGCGTCCCCGGCCGCCGGCGCCGACGCGATCATCGCCGAGGTCGTCGTGCGTCAGCCGTCCTACCTGGAGCACCTCTCCGGCGTCGTCGCCGCGGAGCCGGTCGACTACTTCAAGGCCTACCTGCGCGCCAAGGTGCTGCGTTCCACCGCCGCGTACCTGACCGACGACTTCGTCGAGACCAACTTCGACTTCTACGGCCGCACCCTCTCGGGCACTCCCGAGATCCGCGAGCGCTGGAAGCGTGCCGTCTCGTTCGTCGAGGGTGCCGTCGGCGAGGCCGTGGGCCGCGAGTACGTCGCGCGCCACTTCCCGCCGCGTTCCAAGGAGTTGATGGACGAGCTCGTCGACAACCTCCTCAAGGCCTACCGCGTCTCCATCGAGGCCCTCGACTGGATGACCGAGGAGACCAAGGAGAAGGCGTACGCGAAGCTCGCGACGTTCCGCCCCAAGATCGGCTACCCGGAGAAGTTCCGCGACTACTCCGCGCTCGAGGTCGTCGAGGGCGACCTCGTGGCGTGTGTCCGCAACGTCTCCGCGTTCGAGACCGACCGTGAGCTCGCCAAGATCGGCGCGCCGGTCGACCGCGACGAGTGGTTCATGCTCCCGCAGACCGTCAACGCCTACTACAACCCCGGCACCAACGAGATCTGCTTCCCCGCCGGCATCCTGCAGCGTCCGTTCTTCGACGCCGACGCCGACCCGGCCGAGAACTACGGCGGCATCGGTGCCGTCATCGGTCACGAGATCGGCCACGGCTTCGACGACCAGGGCGCCCAGTACGACGGCGAGGGCAACCTCAACGACTGGTGGACCGCCGCCGACAAGACCGCCTTCGAAGCGAAGTCGAAGAAGCTCGTCGAGCAGTACGACGCGTTCTCCCCCCGCGCCCTGCCGGAGGAGAAGGTCAACGGCCAGCTCACCGTCGGCGAGAACATCGGCGACCTCGGCGGCCTCACCATCGGCTACAAGGCCTACCTGCTCTCGCGCGGCGAGGAGGAGCCCACCGACGAGGAGAAGCGCAAGGTCTTCCTCAACTGGGCCTACGTGTGGCGCACCAAGCGTCGCAAGGAGCTCGACCTGCAGTACCTCACCGTCGACCCGCACTCCCCGCCGGAGTTCCGCGCCAACATCGTCCGCAACCTCGACGAGTTCCACGACCTCTTCGGCACCCAGCCCGGCGACGGGCTGTGGTTGGACCCCGAGGACCGCGTCCGGATCTGGTGACGACCTCTTCATGAACAGCACCAGCGAGAGCCCCGTGGACGCCGCGATCAGCGTCCGCGGGGCTCGCCGCACGTACGAGCTCGAGGACTTCTCCCACCTCGTCGCCCTGCACGACGTCGACCTCGAGGTGAAGGCAGGTTCCTTCGTCTCCGTCATCGGGCCTTCGGGCTGCGGGAAGTCGACGCTGTTGCGCGCCGTCGGCGGCCTGGAGCCGTTGGAGTCGGGCGAGGTGCGCGTCTGCGGCCGCACCCCGAAGGAGGTCGCGTCGGCGAAGGGGTTCGGGTTCGTCCCGCAGACACCGTCGTTGCTGCCGTGGCTCAGCGTCCTCAAGAACGTCACCGTCGCGCAGAAGGTCAACCGCAAGCACAACCGCACCCCTGCCCCCGACCTCGAGCACCTGCTGCGGGTCGCCGGGCTGGGGGAGGCGATGCACAAGCTGCCGCGCGAGCTGTCGGGCGGGATGCAGCAGCGCACCGCGATCGTGCGGGCCTTCGGTCTGCGGCCCGACGTGATGCTGATGGACGAGCCGTTCAGTGCGCTCGACGAGTTCACCCGCGAGACCCTCCAGGGCCAGCTCCTCGACCTGTGGGCCGAGACCCGCTGCACGGTCCTGTTCGTCACCCACTCGATCTCCGAAGCGGTGCGCCTGAGCGACCAGGTGGTCGTGATGGCGCCGCGTCCGGGCCGCGTCGTCGACGTCATCGACGTGGACCTGCCACGCCCGCGCGACGC
Protein-coding regions in this window:
- a CDS encoding ATP-binding protein, with the protein product MEYRERVVDGLLARHLVDSAVVVLEGPRGAGASRAAGRVAARTWRLDIDDYARQFVDMAPHLLLEPGGAPGPVLFDEWQEIPRTLARVLSSVDAAPGQVLLAGSETPTEADELLASGAVARVQIRPMSLWESGHSTGAVSLAALFAGNDVDLTAPAPTLDPHQLFERMVVGGWPGLEGLGETKARRWLREYLLILVRDDFPTRGVRRTPDDLRRFLGVLAAGVGTEQKLSAVARDLAAATSTRTPRAETVAEYLTVLRRLLLLEDVPAWTPQLTSAAALRRTPRRFFVDPSFGLAALGLSSAALRRNLTAAAQHFEGLVLRDLRTYADPLGGVVHHLRDNNGRTVDFVVVLPDGSWGGVAVRMNPAGIDDAAKELLWLAGRVDVSVTGQHPAAFMLVVTGAGLVEVRDDGVLVAPVASLRP
- a CDS encoding NADPH:quinone oxidoreductase family protein; translated protein: MRAAQVVTLTGPADVVVQEAPDLTPGVGEVLVEVHAAGLAFPDVLLSRGQYQMKPEPPFTLGADVAGVVAALGRGVTGLEVGQRVAGVIPHGGAAEYAVLPADWVFPLPGILTFTEGAALGMNYLTADFVLHRRAQVRPGETVLVHGAAGGVGTATIQVAKAMGAEVIAVVSTQEKSVVARAAGADHILFTDGFLNGVKSLTEGRGVDVVVDVVGGEVFTDSLRALAQYGRLVVVGFAAGQGIPEVKVNRLLLNNIDVRGAGWGAAVMTTPGAMQEQWARIEPMIDSGVVRPPISAVHQLDDVAHGLLEIDERRAAGKVVLAVR
- a CDS encoding response regulator transcription factor translates to MNVDAPLTRPDGSPMRVLVVDDEVNLTELLSMAMRYEGWDVTAAHTGTEAVTAASHTRPDAVVLDMMLPDFDGLEVMRRIRQEQDVAVLFLTARDAVEDRIAGLTAGGDDYVTKPFSLEEVVARVRAHLRRGGVARVAESAVLRVGDLVLDEDSHEVFRGGDEIRLTATEFELLRYLMRNPRRVLSKAQILDRVWNYDFGGQANVVELYVSYLRKKIEAGREPMIHTVRGAGYVLKPAAGTEA
- a CDS encoding sensor histidine kinase — encoded protein: MRGPGWVRSPSLTVRLTSAVVAVVAAVCVLLTTLTTSAVGALLTDRLDRDLTASHARAVKALQRRVPVLPTDEPRPAPPEIREVRGQVAGTLTAYFVGDAGQGRRIGDDGTDETLDAAALTALREDTGGAGEVAHSVKIGDLGQHRVLSTALGDLTLVTALPTSSVDETVGSLVGWGWLFAGLGTLLAGGTSALVVRRQLSPLREVAATVHTVTALDLTSGEVEVPRVPAHLVAITDEVGQVAQALDAVLGHVDEALEVRHRSDQQVRQFVADASHELRTPLATVRGYSDLALREGADDETKNRALDKVRTESFRMSGLVEDLLLLARLDQGRPLDRAEVDLTHLVLEGVADAQVTAPSHRWRMELSDEPVTVPGDAARLHQVLTNLLVNASRHTPEGTTVTTTVGAAETSGQVVLKVHDDGPGIAPEVIGDVFERFTRGDSARTRASSGAGLGLSLARSIVRAHGGDLTVESRPGSTCFTATLPAA
- a CDS encoding M13 family metallopeptidase produces the protein MNLDIRPTDDLFGHVNGTWLDTEEIPSDRSSWGPFVTLADRAEAQVKEIILALADGSTEPVATDPAALEDARKIAALYSTFMDVEAVKAVGTSPLTPWLTKIDALSSTDELWALLGAWERVGGGGLFGSYVDTDSKQSDRYVLNITQSGLGLPDESYYSDEKFAETREKYVAYLAKLFALAGLPDADAQAAEVLAVETRLAQGHWERAETRDVQRTYNLLTRTELDALAPAVGWGTWIDALAASPAAGADAIIAEVVVRQPSYLEHLSGVVAAEPVDYFKAYLRAKVLRSTAAYLTDDFVETNFDFYGRTLSGTPEIRERWKRAVSFVEGAVGEAVGREYVARHFPPRSKELMDELVDNLLKAYRVSIEALDWMTEETKEKAYAKLATFRPKIGYPEKFRDYSALEVVEGDLVACVRNVSAFETDRELAKIGAPVDRDEWFMLPQTVNAYYNPGTNEICFPAGILQRPFFDADADPAENYGGIGAVIGHEIGHGFDDQGAQYDGEGNLNDWWTAADKTAFEAKSKKLVEQYDAFSPRALPEEKVNGQLTVGENIGDLGGLTIGYKAYLLSRGEEEPTDEEKRKVFLNWAYVWRTKRRKELDLQYLTVDPHSPPEFRANIVRNLDEFHDLFGTQPGDGLWLDPEDRVRIW
- a CDS encoding ABC transporter ATP-binding protein, with the protein product MNSTSESPVDAAISVRGARRTYELEDFSHLVALHDVDLEVKAGSFVSVIGPSGCGKSTLLRAVGGLEPLESGEVRVCGRTPKEVASAKGFGFVPQTPSLLPWLSVLKNVTVAQKVNRKHNRTPAPDLEHLLRVAGLGEAMHKLPRELSGGMQQRTAIVRAFGLRPDVMLMDEPFSALDEFTRETLQGQLLDLWAETRCTVLFVTHSISEAVRLSDQVVVMAPRPGRVVDVIDVDLPRPRDADLLKSPEFHAVEARVRDSLWAAFDEVPPPVTQRGRV